DNA sequence from the Longimicrobiaceae bacterium genome:
TGGAGGAGGACGAGGACGGCCCAGATCGCCAGGCCGCCGCGCCCGCGCCCTGCCTGGAAGTCGCGCCACGCCGCATCCGCCGCGTTCGCGTCGAGAAGGCCGGAGCGGCGGACGGTGGCGGGGGAGAGCAGGTCGCTCGCCCACTGGCGCAGGGGGCCGCGCAGCCAGGCGTCCAGCGGCACGGTGAAGCCGGTCTTGGGGCGGTCCACCAGCGCGGGCGGGACGTGGCGGTGCAGGATGCGGCGCAGGATCCACTTGCCCTCGCCGCCACGCACGCGGAGTGCGCGCGGGAGCGACCACGCAAGCTCCGCCACGCGATGGTCCAGCAGCGGGACGCGCGCCTCCAGGCCCACGGACATGCTGGCGCGGTCCAGCTTCGCGAGCAGGTCGTCCGGCAGGTAGCCGAGCTGGTCGGCCAGCTGCATGCGCTCCATCAGCGGCATCGCGCCGCCGCCCATCACCCGCTCCACCACGCCGGCCGGCTCGCGCGCGCCGCGGGCCACGCGCTCCGGCTCGCCCCACTGCGACAGCAGCGAGCGGTACATCCCCGCGGCGCCCGGCTGGCGGAGCAGCGCCGCGAGCTTGTGCGCCTTGTCGCCCGGCAGCCGTGCGCGCGCGGAGGCGGGCAGCAGCGGCGCGACGGCGGCGTACATCCGGTCCCACGCCGCAGGCGACGGCGCGGAGAGTCCGCCAGCGAGGGCACGTCGCACGGGAGATGGGATGCGGACGGCGCGGCGGATCGCGCGCTCGCCGGACACGTAGCGGTTGTAGCCCGCGAACAGCTCGTCGCCGCCGTCGCCGGAGAGCGCGACGGTCACGTCCCTCCGCGCCACGCGGGAGACGAGCAGCGTGGGGATGAGCGAAGGGTCCGCCAGCGGCTCGTCGAACAGCCGCGGCAGGTCGGGAATCGACGCGAGCGCATCGTCCCCCGTCAGCGTGACCGACGTGTGCTCGGTGCCCAGGTGGCGCGCGACGGCGGCGGCGTGCGCGGACTCGTCGTGCTCGGCCGCGTCGAAGCCGATGGTGAACGTCTTCACCGGCCGCGCGGACCACGCCTGCATCAGCGAGACGACGAGCGACGAGTCGATGCCGCCGGAGAGGAAGGCGCCCAGCGGCACGTCGGCCCGCATCCGCAGGCGCACGGCGTCGGCGATCACTCGCTCCACCTCGTCCGCCGCCTCGTCGTCATCTCCCGAAAATGGGTTGGCGATGCCGTGGCGCGCGGCCTCCTCGACAGACCAGAACGGGCGCGGCTCGGGCAGCGGCGCGGCGGCGTCGTCGATCGTCAGCACTGTCCCGGCGGGCAGACGCGTGACGCCGCGGAAGATGCTGCCCGGCGCGGGCACGTACAGGTAGCGCAGGTACGCGGCGACGGACGCGGGATCGGCCTCGGGCCGGAACGCCGGGTCCGCCGCGAAGGCGCGGGGCTCCGACGCGAACGCCACGCATCCCCCGGCATGGTGCACGTACAGCGGCTTGATGCCCATGCGGTCGCGCGCCACGTGCAGCCGCCGCAGCCGCACGTCCCACAGCGCGATGGCGAACATCCCCACGAACCGCTTCAGCGACGCCTCCACGCCCCAGCGCTCGAACGCGGCCAGCATCACCTCCGTGTCCGAGTGCCCGCGGAACTGCGCGCCGTCCCTCTCCAGCTCGCGGCGCAATTCCACGTGGTTGTAGACCTCGCCGTTGAACGCCATCACGAAGCGGCCCGAGCCCGAGCGCATCGGCTGGTGGCCGGCGGGGGAGAGGTCGACGATGGCGAGGCGGCGGAAGGCGAGCGCGATGCCGGCCTCGGCTTCCACGAACACGCCGTCGTCGTCCGGCCCGCGGTGCGCGAGCGCGGCGGACATGCGGCCCGCGCGGCGCTGCATCTCCCCGGCGCTGGCGGGGCGGGAGTCGAGGAAGCCGGCGAGGCCGCACATGGTCTGGAGAGGTCGGGGAGATGCGGGACGGGAGATGCGCCGCGGGGAGCGGGCAGCGTGGAAAGGGCAACGCCCGTGCCCCGCTCGGACGCCCGCCGTCCCCCGGCCGGATACCCGCCGGCGCAGGACGACGCGATGCCGTGCGGTCTCTGCCGATGCGATGCGGTGTTGCGCGCCTGCATCGCATGTGGGCGGCCCCGGACAGCGCGGCAAAGGCGGAAATGGGCGGATTCCAGGCGCCGGCCGGTCGCGGCGGCGGGCGAGCTTCTTGAGACGTCGGGCGGCGGCCAGCCCCCGCACCGCCGCCCCCCGGAAGCACACCGCGATGCCCGCCATCTCCCCCGCCCGCCCCGCCGACCCGCCCGCCGCGCCGAAACCCGGCGAAGGCTATCCGCACGGCTACCGCGGCGCCCGCGTGCTGCTCACCGGCGCCACCGGCTTCCTGGGCCGCTGGGTCTGGCGCGCCCTGGCCGACGCGGGCGCCGAGGTGCACGCCGCCGGCCGCAGCCGCGAGGCGCTGGACGCCGCGCAGCGCGACGGGCTGCCCGGCCAGGCCGTCGTGGCCGACCTCGCCCGCCCCGGCGCCCTGCGCGAGGTGCACGCGCGCGTCCGCCCCGCGATCACGTTCAACCTGGCCGCGTACGGCGTCGACCCGGCCGAGCGCAACGCCGTGCTCTCGCTGCGCATCAACGCCGACCTGGCCGCCGAGTGCGCCGCCGCGGCCGCCGAGCGCGACGACGCGCCCGCGTGGGACGGGCAGCGGCTGGTGCACGTGGGCTCCGGCTTCGAGTACGGCACGGTACGCGGGATGGTGGACGAGGCAACGCTGCCCGCGCCGGGTACGCCGTACGGCATGAGCAAGCTGCAGGGCACGCGTCTGGTCACCGGCGCCCGCTCCCGCCTGCGCCTCCGCGCCACGACCGTGCGCCTCTTCACCGTCTACGGCGAGGGCGAGCACCCGCGGCGCCTCCTGCCCTCGCTCCTGGCCGCCGCGGGCACGGGCGAGACGGTGGAGATGACGCCCGGCGGCCAGCTTCGCGACTTCACCTGGGCGGGCGACTGCGCCGAGGGGCTGCTGCGCACGGGGCTCTTGCGCCAGGCGCCTCCCGTGCTGAATCTTGCGACAGGTGTTTGCACCACCGTCCGCCGCTTCGCCGAGGCCGCCATGGCCGCCGCCGCGATCCAGGCAGATGCCGTGCAGTTCGGCGCCCTCCCCTACCGCGCGGACGAGGAGCGGCAGGGGCCCGTGAGCGTGGCCCTCGCCCGCCGCACCCTCGGCTGGGTCCCCACCACGTCGGTCGAAGAAGGCATCCGCCTCACCCTCGATGCCGTTCACGGGCACGCGGGAGCCGCCGCGTGACGCCCCCGGCCGAGTCGCCCATCGGCACGGGCCGCGCGCCCGAGCTGTCGCTGGTGATGCCGTGCTACAACGAGGAAGCGTGCCTGGGCCGCACCGCCCCCGCGCTCATCGACGCCTTCCTGGAAGAGGGCGTGCGGCTGGAGCTCGTCCTCGTCGACAACGGCTCGCGCGACCGCACCGGCGAGGTGATCGACGGGCTGATCGCCCGCGGCCTGCCGGTGGTGAAGGTCAGCATCGCCGTGAACCGCGGGTACGGCCACGGCATCCGAGCCGGACTGGAGCGCTGCCGCGCCCCGGTCGTCGGCTACCTGTGCGCCGACGGGCAGGTCGCGCCGGAAGACGTGGTGCGGACGTACCGGCTGATGGAGGGGCGCGAGGAGCGCGTGGTGGCCAAGGTGCGGCGCCGCTTCCGGCAGGACAGCTGGAAGCGCAAGATCGTATCGGCCAACTACAACCTGCTCATGCTGCTCTGCTTCGGGTGGCTGGGCGCCATCGACGTCAACGGCAGCCCCAAGCTCTTCTCGCGGCGCACGCTGGAGCGGCTGCGGCCGGTGTCGGACGACTGGTTCCTGGATCCGGAGCTGGTGGTCAAGGCGCGCGAGCTGGGCCTGCGCTGCATCGAGATCGACGTGGAGGGCTACGCGCGCAACGGCGGCGCATCCAACGTCCGCCGGCAGACCATGCTCGAGTTCCTGCGCAACATCTGGCGCTATCGCTTCGGCGCGGGGCTGCGGGAATGGAGGACGGATGCGGGGCTGGCCCGCCGTGCATCTCCCGAAGCGCCCGATGCCGTGCCCGTGCCGCCGCAGCGCCGCACTCCCCTCGGC
Encoded proteins:
- the asnB gene encoding asparagine synthase (glutamine-hydrolyzing); protein product: MCGLAGFLDSRPASAGEMQRRAGRMSAALAHRGPDDDGVFVEAEAGIALAFRRLAIVDLSPAGHQPMRSGSGRFVMAFNGEVYNHVELRRELERDGAQFRGHSDTEVMLAAFERWGVEASLKRFVGMFAIALWDVRLRRLHVARDRMGIKPLYVHHAGGCVAFASEPRAFAADPAFRPEADPASVAAYLRYLYVPAPGSIFRGVTRLPAGTVLTIDDAAAPLPEPRPFWSVEEAARHGIANPFSGDDDEAADEVERVIADAVRLRMRADVPLGAFLSGGIDSSLVVSLMQAWSARPVKTFTIGFDAAEHDESAHAAAVARHLGTEHTSVTLTGDDALASIPDLPRLFDEPLADPSLIPTLLVSRVARRDVTVALSGDGGDELFAGYNRYVSGERAIRRAVRIPSPVRRALAGGLSAPSPAAWDRMYAAVAPLLPASARARLPGDKAHKLAALLRQPGAAGMYRSLLSQWGEPERVARGAREPAGVVERVMGGGAMPLMERMQLADQLGYLPDDLLAKLDRASMSVGLEARVPLLDHRVAELAWSLPRALRVRGGEGKWILRRILHRHVPPALVDRPKTGFTVPLDAWLRGPLRQWASDLLSPATVRRSGLLDANAADAAWRDFQAGRGRGGLAIWAVLVLLQWHEQWVQAPAREPERRPVAVV
- a CDS encoding NAD-dependent epimerase/dehydratase; this encodes MPAISPARPADPPAAPKPGEGYPHGYRGARVLLTGATGFLGRWVWRALADAGAEVHAAGRSREALDAAQRDGLPGQAVVADLARPGALREVHARVRPAITFNLAAYGVDPAERNAVLSLRINADLAAECAAAAAERDDAPAWDGQRLVHVGSGFEYGTVRGMVDEATLPAPGTPYGMSKLQGTRLVTGARSRLRLRATTVRLFTVYGEGEHPRRLLPSLLAAAGTGETVEMTPGGQLRDFTWAGDCAEGLLRTGLLRQAPPVLNLATGVCTTVRRFAEAAMAAAAIQADAVQFGALPYRADEERQGPVSVALARRTLGWVPTTSVEEGIRLTLDAVHGHAGAAA
- a CDS encoding glycosyltransferase, whose product is MTPPAESPIGTGRAPELSLVMPCYNEEACLGRTAPALIDAFLEEGVRLELVLVDNGSRDRTGEVIDGLIARGLPVVKVSIAVNRGYGHGIRAGLERCRAPVVGYLCADGQVAPEDVVRTYRLMEGREERVVAKVRRRFRQDSWKRKIVSANYNLLMLLCFGWLGAIDVNGSPKLFSRRTLERLRPVSDDWFLDPELVVKARELGLRCIEIDVEGYARNGGASNVRRQTMLEFLRNIWRYRFGAGLREWRTDAGLARRASPEAPDAVPVPPQRRTPLGAHLDEVRVVEQNRHQDSRGFVQKVLTATQCAGHPPRGEVYVTSARPGEAKGNHLHCRMGEWFSVVQGTGSVEICDPSTGSRLAIAVSADLPRSVYVPAGLAHAVVNRGTDDLICVAWAEAEHDPADVHAFAVWPPSLPPRRVRVAAPAAASST